One window from the genome of Cryobacterium sp. GrIS_2_6 encodes:
- a CDS encoding glycine--tRNA ligase: MAAPSRLDSVIALARHRGFVFQAGEIYGGSRSAWDYGPLGVELKENIKKQWWRFMVTSRDDVVGLDSSVILPRKVWEASGHVEVFSDPLVECTSCHKRFRADHLEEEFEEKKGRPAEGGLDGIPCPNCGNRHIWTEPRAFSGLLKTYLGPVDDEAGMHYLRPETAQGIFVNFANVLQAARMKPPFGIGQIGKSFRNEITPGNFIFRTREFEQMEMEFFVEPGTDETWHEYWLEQRMNWYTGLGIEPENLRFFEHPAEKLSHYSKRTVDIEYRFGFSGSEFGELEGVANRTDFDLKTHAAASGKDLSYFDQTKNERWVPYVIEPAAGLTRSLMAFLVDAYHEEEVPNAKGGVDKRTVLKLDPRLAPIKAAVLPLSRNEALSPMARSLASRLRESWNVDFDDAGAIGRRYRRQDEIGTPYCITVDFDSLEDQAVTVRDRDTMQQERVPLDKLDAYLAERLRGA; this comes from the coding sequence GTGGCCGCACCCTCCCGCCTCGATTCAGTCATCGCCCTCGCCCGCCACCGCGGGTTCGTCTTCCAGGCGGGTGAAATCTACGGCGGATCCCGGTCCGCGTGGGATTACGGGCCCCTCGGCGTTGAGCTCAAGGAGAACATCAAGAAGCAGTGGTGGCGCTTCATGGTCACGAGCCGCGACGACGTCGTCGGGCTCGACTCCTCGGTTATCCTGCCCAGGAAGGTGTGGGAGGCATCCGGTCATGTCGAGGTCTTCAGCGACCCGCTTGTCGAGTGCACGAGCTGTCACAAGCGTTTCCGCGCCGACCACCTCGAGGAGGAGTTCGAGGAGAAGAAGGGGCGCCCCGCAGAGGGCGGCCTCGACGGCATCCCCTGCCCGAACTGCGGCAACCGGCACATCTGGACGGAGCCGCGCGCCTTCTCCGGCCTGCTCAAGACTTACCTCGGCCCCGTCGACGACGAGGCGGGCATGCACTACCTGCGTCCAGAGACCGCGCAGGGCATCTTCGTGAACTTCGCCAACGTTCTCCAGGCGGCCAGGATGAAGCCCCCGTTCGGCATCGGCCAGATCGGCAAGAGCTTCCGCAACGAGATCACACCGGGCAACTTCATCTTCCGCACCCGCGAGTTCGAGCAGATGGAGATGGAATTCTTCGTCGAGCCCGGCACAGATGAGACCTGGCACGAGTACTGGCTCGAGCAGCGCATGAACTGGTACACCGGCCTCGGCATCGAGCCGGAGAACCTGCGCTTCTTCGAACACCCCGCCGAGAAGCTCTCGCACTACTCCAAGCGCACCGTCGACATCGAGTACCGCTTCGGGTTCAGCGGGAGTGAGTTCGGCGAGCTCGAAGGAGTGGCGAACCGCACGGACTTCGACCTCAAGACGCACGCTGCGGCATCAGGAAAGGACCTCTCGTACTTCGACCAGACCAAGAACGAGCGCTGGGTGCCCTACGTGATCGAGCCTGCGGCCGGGCTCACCCGCTCGCTGATGGCGTTCCTCGTTGACGCGTACCACGAGGAGGAAGTGCCGAATGCGAAGGGCGGCGTCGACAAGCGCACCGTGCTCAAGCTCGACCCGCGCCTCGCGCCGATCAAGGCCGCCGTGCTGCCGCTGTCCCGCAACGAGGCGCTCTCGCCGATGGCGCGCTCCCTCGCTTCCCGCTTGCGCGAGTCGTGGAACGTCGACTTCGACGACGCCGGCGCGATCGGGCGCCGCTACCGCCGCCAGGACGAGATCGGTACCCCGTATTGCATCACGGTCGATTTCGACTCTCTCGAAGACCAGGCCGTCACCGTGCGGGACCGCGACACCATGCAGCAGGAGCGGGTGCCGCTCGACAAGCTCGACGCGTACCTCGCCGAGCGCCTCCGCGGAGCCTGA
- a CDS encoding DUF3618 domain-containing protein, giving the protein MSTEQDKTTGAAATPSKSTHALRAEATAARAQLALTLDAIEYKLNVPKRLRDQERLARRRLHKLGEENPTALLGVAIGSALAVGAAVWFALRAVLDD; this is encoded by the coding sequence ATGAGCACTGAACAGGACAAAACGACCGGTGCAGCAGCGACTCCATCGAAGTCCACGCATGCGTTGCGCGCCGAGGCGACCGCCGCGCGCGCGCAGCTCGCGCTGACCCTCGACGCAATCGAGTACAAGCTCAACGTCCCGAAGCGCTTGCGTGACCAGGAACGCCTTGCCAGGCGCCGCCTGCACAAGCTCGGCGAGGAGAACCCCACGGCACTGCTCGGGGTCGCCATCGGCAGCGCGCTGGCGGTCGGCGCCGCCGTCTGGTTCGCGCTCAGGGCAGTCCTCGACGACTGA
- a CDS encoding YtxH domain-containing protein, whose amino-acid sequence MRGKLLFITGGLVGYVLGARAGRKRYDQIVASAESLWNADPVQRRVTEVRDFALERVGDVPAALINVAKKLVGTLADKTAKATDAAGPGPRYGTSWPTKRPAASAASAPSATSTATPDHGTPDPGAPTSEAPSL is encoded by the coding sequence ATGCGGGGAAAGCTTCTTTTTATCACCGGTGGACTCGTCGGTTACGTCCTGGGCGCCCGTGCCGGACGTAAGCGCTACGACCAGATCGTGGCCTCGGCCGAGAGCCTCTGGAACGCCGACCCCGTGCAGCGCCGCGTGACCGAGGTCCGCGACTTCGCCCTCGAGCGGGTCGGCGATGTGCCGGCCGCGCTCATCAACGTCGCCAAGAAGCTCGTCGGCACCCTCGCGGACAAGACCGCGAAGGCCACGGATGCCGCTGGCCCAGGCCCCCGGTACGGCACGTCCTGGCCTACGAAACGCCCGGCGGCGTCAGCGGCGTCAGCACCGTCGGCCACCTCGACGGCGACCCCTGACCACGGCACCCCCGACCCGGGCGCGCCCACATCGGAAGCACCCTCGCTGTGA
- a CDS encoding glutamyl-tRNA reductase — translation MLICLSANHKNSSFEVLEKLSVGAPGTAGGILERYPSLSGAVIVATCNRFEAYLDLDEPDGTSPLEAVQAAIAGVSAGTGVTADVLRETLDFVHGNGVAEHLFAVTSGLESVVVGEGEIAGQVRRSLEQARERGTTTPELERLFQRASQTSRGIKNRTGIGAAGRSLVRLALQLAETRIVDWASTRVLLVGTGRYAGAALAALRDLGVTDVRVYSPTGRAAKFAGSHGITAVTESAFAVEADRADLILTCTTVEHHVVTAALLRAGAAATTGVDAGAESAAPAARRLIIDLGLPRNVAPDVTEVPGVELLDLETIRIHAPLEELNATSEARLLVDRAARKFSAVAEEQSLTPAVVALRSHVFDLLDSEIERARAHGDDTEQTERALRHLASVLLHTPMVRSRELARAGEQAAFTGGLDALFGIRVESGAGSAAESAALLNPFPGSASGTAHRAS, via the coding sequence GTGCTGATCTGCCTGTCCGCGAACCACAAGAACTCGAGTTTCGAAGTACTCGAGAAGCTGTCCGTCGGCGCGCCCGGCACGGCAGGCGGCATCCTCGAGCGATACCCGAGCCTGTCCGGAGCGGTCATCGTCGCAACCTGCAACCGCTTCGAGGCCTACCTCGACCTCGACGAGCCCGACGGCACCTCCCCCCTCGAGGCCGTACAGGCCGCGATCGCGGGCGTCAGTGCCGGCACCGGCGTCACCGCGGACGTCCTCCGCGAGACCCTCGACTTCGTGCACGGCAACGGCGTGGCCGAGCACCTGTTCGCGGTGACGAGCGGCCTGGAATCCGTCGTCGTCGGCGAGGGCGAGATCGCAGGCCAGGTGCGCCGCTCCCTCGAGCAGGCCCGCGAGCGCGGCACGACGACCCCCGAACTCGAGCGGCTGTTCCAGCGCGCATCGCAGACCTCCCGCGGTATCAAGAACCGCACCGGAATCGGCGCGGCCGGGCGGTCACTCGTGCGCCTCGCCCTGCAGCTCGCCGAGACCCGCATCGTGGACTGGGCGAGCACCCGCGTGTTGCTCGTCGGCACCGGCCGTTACGCCGGCGCCGCCCTCGCCGCGCTCCGCGACCTCGGCGTCACGGACGTGCGGGTCTACTCGCCCACCGGGCGCGCCGCCAAGTTCGCGGGCTCGCATGGCATCACCGCGGTCACCGAGTCGGCATTCGCCGTCGAGGCCGATCGTGCCGACCTGATCCTGACCTGCACGACCGTCGAACACCACGTCGTCACGGCCGCACTGCTCCGGGCGGGCGCGGCAGCAACCACGGGTGTCGACGCCGGAGCAGAGTCCGCCGCTCCGGCCGCCCGACGGCTCATCATCGACCTCGGCCTGCCGCGCAACGTCGCCCCTGACGTCACCGAGGTCCCGGGAGTCGAGCTGCTCGACCTCGAGACCATCCGCATCCACGCCCCGCTCGAAGAGCTCAACGCAACGAGCGAGGCCCGCCTGCTCGTCGACCGCGCCGCACGCAAATTCTCGGCGGTCGCGGAAGAGCAGAGCCTCACCCCAGCGGTCGTCGCGTTGCGCAGCCATGTCTTCGACCTGCTCGATTCAGAGATCGAACGGGCTCGCGCGCACGGCGACGATACCGAACAGACCGAGCGGGCGTTGCGGCATCTCGCGAGCGTCCTGCTGCACACGCCGATGGTGCGCTCACGCGAACTCGCCAGGGCCGGCGAGCAGGCCGCGTTCACCGGCGGCCTCGACGCCCTCTTCGGCATCCGGGTCGAGTCCGGCGCCGGCTCCGCGGCCGAGTCCGCTGCGCTCCTGAATCCGTTCCCCGGATCGGCGTCCGGGACCGCACACCGCGCCTCCTGA
- the hemQ gene encoding hydrogen peroxide-dependent heme synthase has protein sequence MTQPAAGEAVTSSHPAPDADTLTGDATSAASPQGFTLFAVLRKDPTNPDDLDGRDVPHAVLELDDIVELVEAEGVTVRGFYDVSGLRADADLMIWTHAPEAETLQWANRELRRSRLLKSLLPTWNAMGVHRDAEFNKSHVPGFLRGVEPKAWLTVYPFVRSYEWYLLPEAERSAMLADHGRKGAAFRGAIANTVSAFALGDYEWLLPIESDELTELVDLMRELRNTEARRHVREEVPFYTGRRISTAELVEVLQ, from the coding sequence ATGACTCAGCCGGCTGCCGGAGAGGCAGTAACCTCTTCCCACCCCGCCCCCGACGCCGACACCCTCACCGGTGACGCAACGAGTGCGGCGTCGCCCCAGGGCTTCACCCTTTTCGCCGTGCTTCGCAAGGACCCGACGAATCCGGACGACCTTGACGGCCGCGACGTGCCGCACGCCGTCCTCGAGCTTGACGACATCGTCGAACTCGTCGAGGCAGAGGGCGTCACCGTCCGCGGCTTCTACGACGTGTCCGGCCTCCGCGCCGACGCCGACCTGATGATCTGGACCCATGCCCCCGAGGCGGAGACCCTGCAGTGGGCGAACCGGGAGCTGCGCCGCAGCCGGCTCCTCAAGAGCCTGCTTCCGACCTGGAACGCGATGGGCGTGCACCGCGACGCCGAATTCAACAAGAGCCACGTGCCCGGCTTCCTCCGCGGCGTCGAACCCAAGGCCTGGCTGACCGTCTACCCGTTCGTCCGCAGCTACGAGTGGTACCTGCTCCCGGAGGCCGAGCGCAGCGCCATGCTCGCTGACCACGGCCGCAAGGGCGCCGCCTTCCGCGGTGCGATCGCCAACACCGTCTCCGCCTTCGCCCTCGGCGACTACGAATGGCTCCTCCCGATCGAGAGCGACGAGCTCACCGAGCTCGTCGACCTCATGCGGGAGCTCCGCAACACCGAGGCCCGCCGCCACGTGCGCGAAGAGGTCCCGTTCTACACCGGACGCCGCATCTCCACCGCGGAACTCGTCGAGGTGCTTCAGTAG
- a CDS encoding FAD-dependent oxidoreductase, with translation MSEALRGGRMSGVRDVVVVGGGLAGLVAARECARVGLSVTVLEAGSDLGGALASHEVAGLTLDSGAESFAVRRNAVAEFIEGLGLADRVVQPNAAGAWLCLPSDRPGGAAVSVPMPRAGVLGIPGSPLAEDVRRVIGWPGALRAWLDRLMPVLTIGREHSLGELVRKRMGRRVLERLVEPVTAGVYTSSADDLEVDVVAPGLNAALTVTGSLSGAVLSLRSAAPAGSAVSGLRGGMAGLVTALRAELDRFDVDVFTEAAVTRIRPVTAEPWQVTIAPRTEAPEESGAPDTPEATAAPGGRESGDLPETIPETLSARFVILATPGAQALALIAPLGPQQKALSALHWPKPTPIELATLVLAAPELDAHPRGTGVLVAAGAPGITAKALTHVTAKWDWVAETAGPGVHVLRLSYGRAGQKSPSARLTDDELLSLALADASAILGTLLSADQVLGFDRTRWGDALSPATVGARDRVDQVRRAVAALEGLEVTGAWLSGTGLASVIPDALATAGRTRRDALVL, from the coding sequence ATGAGCGAAGCGCTGCGGGGCGGGCGGATGAGCGGCGTGCGTGACGTCGTCGTCGTCGGCGGCGGGTTGGCCGGCCTCGTGGCCGCTCGCGAGTGCGCCAGGGTCGGGCTGAGCGTCACCGTGCTCGAGGCGGGCAGCGACCTCGGCGGGGCGCTCGCGAGCCACGAGGTCGCCGGGCTCACCCTGGACAGCGGGGCGGAGAGCTTCGCGGTGCGCCGCAACGCCGTCGCCGAATTCATCGAAGGACTCGGTCTCGCCGACCGGGTCGTGCAGCCGAACGCCGCCGGTGCGTGGCTCTGCCTGCCGTCCGATCGTCCGGGCGGAGCCGCGGTGAGCGTTCCGATGCCCCGGGCAGGCGTCCTCGGCATCCCCGGCTCCCCGCTCGCAGAGGACGTGCGCCGCGTGATCGGCTGGCCGGGCGCCCTGCGGGCCTGGCTCGACCGGCTCATGCCCGTGCTCACGATCGGCAGGGAGCACAGCCTCGGCGAACTCGTTCGCAAGCGGATGGGCCGCCGCGTCCTTGAACGTCTCGTCGAGCCGGTCACCGCGGGCGTATACACCTCCTCCGCAGACGATCTCGAAGTCGACGTCGTCGCTCCCGGCCTCAACGCCGCCCTCACCGTGACCGGGTCGCTGTCCGGCGCCGTGCTCTCCCTCCGCAGCGCCGCTCCCGCCGGCTCCGCGGTCTCCGGGCTTCGCGGCGGCATGGCCGGCCTCGTGACCGCGCTCCGCGCCGAACTCGACCGCTTCGACGTCGACGTGTTCACGGAGGCCGCCGTCACCCGCATCCGCCCCGTTACGGCCGAACCCTGGCAGGTCACGATCGCGCCCCGGACGGAAGCCCCCGAAGAATCCGGTGCCCCCGATACCCCCGAAGCGACCGCCGCGCCAGGGGGCCGCGAATCCGGCGACCTTCCGGAGACCATTCCGGAGACCCTGTCGGCGCGATTCGTCATCCTCGCGACGCCCGGCGCCCAGGCCCTCGCCCTCATCGCGCCCCTCGGGCCGCAGCAGAAGGCGCTCAGCGCCCTGCACTGGCCGAAGCCGACCCCGATCGAGCTCGCCACCCTCGTGCTCGCCGCCCCCGAGCTCGACGCGCATCCGCGCGGCACCGGGGTCCTCGTCGCCGCTGGCGCACCCGGCATTACCGCAAAAGCACTGACCCACGTCACCGCGAAATGGGACTGGGTCGCCGAGACTGCTGGTCCCGGCGTGCACGTGCTCCGGTTGTCCTACGGCCGTGCGGGGCAGAAGAGCCCGAGCGCCCGCCTCACCGACGACGAACTCCTCTCCCTCGCCCTCGCGGATGCCTCCGCCATCCTCGGTACCCTGCTCTCGGCGGACCAGGTGCTCGGCTTCGACCGCACCCGGTGGGGCGACGCACTCTCGCCGGCGACCGTCGGCGCCCGCGACCGCGTCGACCAGGTGCGTCGGGCCGTCGCGGCCCTCGAAGGGCTCGAGGTCACCGGGGCCTGGCTTTCCGGAACCGGGCTTGCCTCCGTCATCCCCGATGCCCTCGCGACCGCCGGCCGGACCCGTCGCGATGCGCTGGTTCTCTGA
- the hemE gene encoding uroporphyrinogen decarboxylase gives MNLDAQHPLASGLTADSRLIRAYQGARPEATPVWFMRQAGRSLPEYRSLRVGTRMLDACLDPEMASEITLQPVLRHQVDAGILFSDIVIPLKLVGVDVEIVAGMGPVLGKAVRTARDVAELVSLDPAVLETTLDPIRKAVARTVAQLGGTPLIGFAGAPFTLAAYLVEGGPSKDHIHARTLMHADPAAWASLMDWTAEVTGRFLRAQVLAGASAAQLFDSWAGALSLADYSRFVAPASAAAIAHVRDLSYAETAPGAGAPIRRNVPVVHFGVGTGELLHEMHAVGADVVGVDYRVPLDEANRRLGGNVPLQGNLDPALLAAPWPVLEAHVLDVLERGRTAPAHVLNLGHGVPPLTDPTVLTRLVAFVHEVTDGAHGETGAHGASATVPSEPASDERSAAGRADERRA, from the coding sequence ATGAACCTCGACGCACAACACCCCCTCGCCTCCGGACTCACCGCCGATTCCCGCCTCATCCGCGCATACCAGGGCGCCCGCCCGGAGGCCACCCCCGTGTGGTTCATGCGCCAGGCCGGGCGTTCCCTTCCCGAGTACCGGTCGCTGCGGGTCGGAACCAGGATGCTCGACGCGTGCCTCGACCCGGAGATGGCCAGTGAGATCACCCTCCAGCCCGTGCTCCGGCATCAGGTGGACGCGGGAATCCTGTTCAGCGACATCGTGATCCCGCTCAAGCTCGTCGGTGTCGACGTCGAGATCGTCGCCGGAATGGGGCCGGTGCTCGGCAAGGCCGTCCGCACCGCCCGCGACGTCGCTGAGCTTGTCTCCCTCGACCCTGCCGTGCTCGAGACCACCCTCGACCCGATCCGGAAGGCCGTCGCCCGAACGGTCGCCCAGCTCGGCGGGACCCCGCTGATCGGGTTCGCCGGGGCGCCGTTCACCCTCGCGGCCTACCTCGTCGAGGGCGGCCCGTCCAAGGACCACATCCACGCGCGCACCCTGATGCACGCCGACCCTGCGGCCTGGGCCTCCCTGATGGACTGGACTGCAGAGGTGACCGGCCGCTTCCTGCGCGCCCAGGTGCTCGCAGGAGCGAGCGCGGCACAGCTCTTCGATTCCTGGGCGGGTGCGCTCTCCCTCGCCGACTACAGCCGGTTCGTCGCCCCGGCATCGGCTGCTGCGATCGCCCACGTGCGCGACCTCAGCTATGCCGAGACCGCGCCCGGTGCGGGCGCACCGATCCGCCGCAACGTCCCCGTCGTGCACTTCGGCGTCGGCACCGGCGAACTTCTCCACGAGATGCACGCCGTCGGTGCGGACGTCGTCGGCGTCGACTACCGGGTGCCGCTCGACGAGGCCAATCGCCGCCTCGGCGGTAACGTCCCCCTGCAGGGCAACCTCGACCCCGCGCTCCTCGCCGCGCCGTGGCCCGTCCTCGAGGCGCACGTCCTCGACGTGCTCGAGCGCGGGCGTACCGCTCCTGCCCACGTGCTCAACCTCGGCCACGGCGTCCCGCCGCTGACCGACCCGACCGTGCTCACCCGCCTCGTCGCGTTCGTGCACGAGGTCACGGACGGCGCTCACGGGGAGACCGGAGCACACGGGGCATCCGCGACCGTACCGAGCGAGCCGGCGAGCGATGAGCGAAGCGCTGCGGGGCGGGCGGATGAGCGGCGTGCGTGA
- the hemC gene encoding hydroxymethylbilane synthase yields MSTIRIGTRGSALALAQTQAVANRIAATAGTDVELVVITTHGDTSKEPLSGLGGTGVFASALREALLNGDCDAIVHSFKDLPTALYPGLVVGATPRRADARDVLCARDGLTLETLPEGARVGTGSPRRVAQLLKARPDLFVVDIRGNVDTRLGRVAAGDLDAVVLAAAGLSRLGLLSAVEGEYLELSDWPTAPGQGSLAIEVREGRLDRPLGTALAAINHATSQATTTAERLVLARLEAGCAAPIGAMAAIDDGLLFLTATVYSPDGARSIVSSHAATPDSHSVIHLVEAAQDVSERVARDLIQGGAADFAPMKVTS; encoded by the coding sequence GTGAGCACGATCAGGATCGGCACCCGGGGGAGCGCCCTCGCCCTCGCCCAGACCCAGGCGGTCGCCAACCGGATCGCAGCAACAGCGGGCACCGACGTCGAGCTCGTCGTGATCACGACCCACGGCGACACTTCGAAGGAACCCCTCTCCGGCCTCGGCGGGACGGGCGTGTTCGCTAGCGCCCTCCGCGAGGCCCTGCTGAACGGCGACTGCGACGCGATCGTGCACTCCTTCAAGGACCTGCCGACCGCACTGTACCCCGGCCTCGTCGTCGGCGCCACGCCGCGCCGCGCCGACGCGCGTGACGTGCTCTGCGCCCGCGACGGACTGACCCTCGAGACCCTCCCAGAGGGCGCCAGGGTCGGCACCGGCTCCCCGCGCCGGGTCGCCCAGCTCCTGAAGGCCCGGCCGGACCTGTTCGTCGTCGACATCCGCGGCAACGTGGACACCCGGCTCGGCAGGGTCGCCGCAGGCGACCTCGACGCCGTTGTGCTCGCCGCGGCCGGCCTCAGCAGGCTCGGCCTCCTGAGCGCGGTCGAGGGCGAGTACCTCGAGCTCTCCGACTGGCCGACCGCGCCCGGCCAGGGTTCCCTCGCGATCGAGGTGCGGGAGGGCAGGCTTGATCGCCCGCTCGGAACCGCGCTCGCCGCGATCAACCATGCGACGAGCCAGGCCACCACGACCGCGGAGCGTCTCGTGCTCGCGCGACTCGAGGCCGGATGCGCCGCCCCGATCGGCGCGATGGCGGCGATCGACGACGGCCTGTTGTTCCTGACTGCCACGGTGTACAGTCCTGATGGTGCCCGAAGTATCGTGAGTTCGCACGCCGCGACGCCCGATTCACATTCCGTCATCCACCTGGTCGAGGCCGCCCAGGACGTCTCCGAGCGTGTGGCCCGTGATCTGATCCAAGGCGGGGCTGCCGATTTTGCCCCCATGAAGGTGACTTCTTAA
- a CDS encoding phage holin family protein yields the protein MTGSPVVTGPPTEGVRAGGFGPRPRKTLITLVSELPGQLAALIHAEIEAFKSEMAGKAKNIGVGIGLFVVAGVFAFLAVIVFVALAVIALALVLPLWLATLIVAVALLLIAAILVLIGVNRVKAGTRADPDGLAASIRRDEDAIKGVGDYEH from the coding sequence GTGACCGGGTCGCCGGTCGTGACCGGACCACCGACCGAGGGTGTCCGCGCAGGCGGGTTCGGCCCGCGCCCGCGCAAGACCCTGATCACCCTCGTCTCCGAGCTGCCCGGGCAGCTCGCCGCGCTCATCCACGCCGAGATCGAGGCCTTCAAGTCCGAGATGGCGGGCAAGGCGAAGAACATCGGCGTCGGCATCGGCCTCTTCGTCGTGGCCGGGGTGTTCGCATTCCTCGCGGTCATCGTCTTCGTCGCGCTCGCCGTGATCGCCCTCGCGCTCGTGCTGCCGCTCTGGCTCGCGACGCTCATCGTCGCGGTGGCCCTGCTCCTCATTGCCGCGATCCTCGTGCTGATCGGGGTCAACCGGGTGAAGGCCGGAACGCGCGCCGACCCGGACGGCCTCGCGGCAAGCATCCGCCGGGACGAGGACGCGATCAAGGGAGTCGGAGACTATGAGCACTGA
- a CDS encoding ferrochelatase, which produces MSAYDAILLAGFGGPEGQADVIPFLRNVTGGRGIPEERLEEVATHYRHFGGISPINAQNRVLRAALEAELDRRGIDIPVLWGNRNWDPYLRDVVAEAHTNGQDRLLAIVTSAYSSYSGCRQYREDLAAALEVTGLTGVVHIDKVRQFFDHPGFVTPFIAGVSKGLADVAAQIPGIDLATEVEILFSTHSIPSTDAAKSGPAERGFGEGGAYEAQHLAVAHAVMTAVAAVDAAASETPWQLVFQSRSGPPSMPWLEPDINDAIRLLPARGIRAVVIVPLGFVSDHMEVMWDLDNEATETAREQGLYSVRVPTPGVDPAYVSGLIDLVVERLEDTPAAERPAMTPLGPWYDVCRPGCCENVRLGFKPALAGIAP; this is translated from the coding sequence GTGAGCGCGTACGACGCCATCCTCCTGGCCGGCTTCGGGGGACCGGAGGGCCAGGCCGACGTGATCCCCTTCCTCCGCAACGTCACGGGCGGCCGCGGCATCCCGGAGGAACGCCTCGAAGAGGTCGCGACCCACTACCGCCACTTCGGCGGCATCAGCCCGATCAACGCCCAGAACCGAGTGCTCCGCGCCGCGCTCGAAGCCGAACTCGACCGCCGCGGCATCGACATCCCCGTGCTCTGGGGCAACCGCAACTGGGACCCCTACCTCCGCGACGTCGTCGCCGAGGCCCACACCAACGGCCAGGACCGCCTGCTCGCGATCGTGACAAGCGCATACAGTTCGTACTCCGGCTGCCGCCAGTACCGGGAAGACCTCGCGGCGGCGCTCGAGGTCACCGGCCTGACCGGCGTGGTGCACATCGACAAGGTCCGCCAGTTCTTCGACCACCCCGGCTTCGTCACCCCCTTCATCGCCGGCGTCAGCAAGGGCCTCGCGGATGTCGCCGCCCAGATCCCCGGCATCGACCTCGCCACCGAGGTGGAGATCCTGTTCTCGACGCACTCGATCCCGTCGACGGACGCCGCGAAGAGCGGACCCGCCGAGCGCGGCTTCGGTGAGGGCGGCGCATACGAGGCCCAGCACCTCGCCGTCGCGCACGCGGTGATGACCGCCGTCGCCGCAGTGGATGCCGCGGCGAGCGAGACCCCGTGGCAGCTCGTCTTCCAGTCCCGGAGCGGGCCGCCAAGCATGCCGTGGCTCGAGCCCGATATCAACGACGCCATCCGGCTGCTCCCGGCCAGGGGCATCCGCGCCGTCGTGATCGTGCCGCTCGGTTTCGTGAGCGACCACATGGAGGTCATGTGGGACCTCGACAACGAGGCGACGGAGACCGCGCGCGAGCAGGGACTGTACTCGGTGCGCGTACCCACGCCCGGGGTCGACCCTGCATACGTGAGCGGGCTGATCGACCTCGTGGTCGAGCGCCTCGAGGACACGCCGGCAGCCGAACGCCCCGCGATGACCCCGCTCGGACCCTGGTACGACGTCTGCCGGCCGGGCTGTTGCGAGAACGTGCGCCTCGGCTTCAAGCCCGCCCTCGCCGGGATCGCGCCGTGA
- a CDS encoding uroporphyrinogen-III synthase, whose protein sequence is MTWRYKTLSNPTKPLAGWRVLVPRGGPWGDHVAADLRSRGAQPIVAPMINFAATDNAPALDAALAHLADGDFDWMTITSATTVDVLSSHRAVVAPGTRIAAVGETTAAALVAAGYRVDLVPAEDNSARGLLAEWEAATQGVVPLRILTLRSEIAKPLLTEGLRRIGHEVESVVAYRTIGVPVDPRVVADVAAGKVQALLVTSGSVAEQVQEQFGPVPETTLVACIGPRTAKDAAAVGLRVDLVAEAPSAEALIEALSHFAELR, encoded by the coding sequence ATGACCTGGCGCTACAAAACCCTCTCCAATCCCACCAAGCCGCTTGCCGGCTGGCGCGTCCTCGTCCCGCGCGGCGGCCCGTGGGGCGACCACGTCGCCGCGGACCTCCGCTCGCGCGGTGCGCAGCCGATCGTGGCCCCGATGATCAATTTCGCCGCAACCGACAACGCCCCTGCGCTCGACGCGGCGCTCGCCCACCTCGCGGACGGCGACTTCGACTGGATGACGATCACGAGCGCGACGACCGTCGATGTGCTTTCCTCGCACCGCGCCGTCGTGGCTCCCGGCACCCGGATCGCCGCCGTCGGCGAGACCACCGCCGCGGCTCTCGTCGCTGCCGGTTATCGCGTCGACCTCGTCCCCGCCGAGGACAACTCCGCCCGTGGCCTGCTCGCCGAGTGGGAAGCCGCCACCCAGGGTGTCGTGCCCCTGCGCATCCTCACCCTGCGCTCCGAGATCGCCAAGCCCCTGCTCACCGAGGGCCTGCGCCGGATCGGCCACGAGGTCGAGTCCGTCGTCGCCTATCGCACGATCGGGGTTCCCGTGGACCCGCGGGTCGTTGCGGACGTCGCGGCCGGCAAGGTGCAGGCGCTCCTGGTCACCTCGGGGAGCGTCGCAGAACAGGTGCAGGAGCAGTTCGGACCGGTCCCCGAGACAACCCTCGTCGCCTGCATCGGTCCGCGCACCGCCAAGGACGCCGCGGCCGTCGGACTCCGCGTCGACCTCGTCGCGGAGGCGCCCAGCGCCGAGGCGCTCATCGAGGCCCTCTCGCACTTCGCCGAACTCCGCTAG